Proteins encoded within one genomic window of Saccharomyces paradoxus chromosome V, complete sequence:
- the AFG3 gene encoding AAA family ATPase AFG3 (Mitochondrial inner membrane m-AAA protease component~similar to YER017C) has product MMMWQRYARGTPRSWTSLAFGKTSRLSNMSPVLRPRMPVHQRLQTLSGLATSNTIYRSTQIRAFHVSWTRSNESRPNKDDEGQNNGNKDNNGKDGKDKKNEFNSLSEYFKSKEFANTMFLTIGFTIIFTLLTPSSSNSGDDSNRVLTFQDFKTKYLEKGLVSKIYVVNKFLVEAELVNTKQVVSFTIGSVDIFEEQMDQIQDLLNIPPRDRIPIKYIERSSPFTFLFPFLPTIILLGGLYFITRKINSSPPNANGSGGGGLGGMFNVGKSRAKLFNKETDIKISFKNVAGCDEAKQEIMEFVHFLKNPAKYTKLGAKIPRGAILSGPPGTGKTLLAKATAGEANVPFLSVSGSEFVEMFVGVGASRVRDLFTQARSMAPSIIFIDEIDAIGKERGKGGALGGANDEREATLNQLLVEMDGFTTSDQVVVLAGTNRPDVLDNALMRPGRFDRHIQIDSPDVNGRQQIYLVHMKRLNLDPLLTDDMNNLSGKLATLTPGFTGADIANACNEAALIAARHNDPYITIHHFEQAIERVIAGLEKKTRVLSKEEKRSVAYHEAGHAVCGWFLKYADPLLKVSIIPRGQGALGYAQYLPPDQYLISEEQFKHRMIMALGGRVSEELHFPSVTSGAHDDFKKVTQMANAMVTSLGMSPKIGYLSFDQNDGNFKVNKPFSNKTARTIDLEVKSIVDDAHRACTELLTKNLDKVDLVAKELLRKEAITREDMIRLLGPRPFKERNEAFEKYLDPKNNNEPPAAPAATN; this is encoded by the coding sequence ATGATGATGTGGCAACGATATGCAAGGGGTACGCCACGCTCATGGACATCACTCGCGTTTGGCAAAACTAGCCGCTTATCAAACATGAGTCCGGTGCTTCGCCCACGCATGCCAGTCCACCAGCGCTTGCAGACGTTATCTGGTCTGGCAACCAGCAACACAATATACCGTTCTACTCAAATACGTGCTTTCCATGTCTCATGGACGAGGTCCAATGAAAGTAGGCCAAATAAAGACGACGAGGGCCAAAACAATGGCAATAAAGATAATAATGGGAAGGACggaaaagacaagaaaaatgagtTTAATTCGTTATCAGAATACTTTAAATCTAAGGAATTTGCAAATACGATGTTTTTGACCATCGGATTCACAATCATATTTACTTTACTGACACCTTCTAGTAGCAACTCAGGAGACGACTCTAATCGCGTCTTGACTTTCCAGGATTTCAAAACAAAGTACTTGGAAAAGGGACTTGTGTCCAAGATCTACGTCGTTAATAAGTTTCTCGTAGAGGCCGAATTAGTTAATACAAAGCAAGTTGTCTCGTTCACCATTGGTTCAGTGGATATTTTTGAGGAGCAGATGGACCAGATCCAGGACCTCTTGAACATCCCGCCTCGTGACCGAATTCCCATCAAATACATTGAGAGGTCATCTCCCTTCACATTTTTGTTCCCCTTCCTGCCCACTATCATCTTGCTTGGTGGCCTCTACTTTATTACGAGGAAAATAAATAGTTCGCCGCCCAATGCAAATGGCAGTGGTGGTGGGGGCCTCGGAGGCATGTTTAATGTAGGCAAATCGAGAGCAAAGCTGTTCAATAAGGAAACAGAcattaaaatttcatttaaGAATGTCGCCGGCTGTGATGAAGCTAAGCAGGAAATTATGGAATTTGTCCACTTTCTGAAAAATCCAGCTAAGTACACTAAACTGGGTGCCAAGATTCCACGAGGTGCTATTCTTTCTGGACCTCCAGGTACCGGTAAGACCCTTTTGGCCAAGGCGACCGCGGGTGAGGCAAACGTTCCTTTCTTGTCTGTGTCAGGTTCTGAGTTCGTCGAAATGTTTGTTGGGGTGGGTGCTTCTCGTGTAAGAGACTTGTTCACCCAAGCAAGATCTATGGCCCCCTCCATTATCTTTATAGATGAAATCGACGCTATTGGTAAAGAAAGAGGCAAAGGCGGCGCCCTTGGTGGCGCTAACGATGAAAGGGAGGCTACGTTGAATCAATTATTAGTGGAAATGGACGGTTTTACTACTTCCGATCAAGTCGTCGTTCTTGCGGGCACAAATAGGCCCGATGTGCTGGATAATGCTTTAATGAGGCCCGGAAGATTCGATAGACATATCCAAATTGACTCTCCCGATGTCAATGGTAGGCAACAAATATATTTAGTTCATATGAAAAGACTGAATCTAGATCCTCTTCTTACAGATGACATGAATAATCTTTCCGGGAAATTGGCTACGCTTACTCCAGGCTTCACTGGTGCAGATATTGCTAATGCTTGTAACGAAGCTGCATTGATCGCTGCCAGACATAATGACCCATATATCACTATCCATCATTTTGAACAAGCCATTGAAAGAGTCATTGCTGgactggaaaaaaagacaagagTCCTTTCTAAAGAGGAGAAAAGGTCTGTGGCCTATCATGAGGCAGGCCATGCTGTTTGTGGTTGGTTTCTAAAATATGCTGACCCACTTTTGAAAGTAAGCATTATTCCGCGTGGTCAAGGTGCTTTAGGTTATGCTCAATACCTACCACCAGACCAATACTTGATATCCGAGGAACAATTCAAACATAGAATGATCATGGCCCTTGGTGGTCGTGTTTCTGAAGAGCTGCATTTCCCATCGGTGACTAGTGGTGCTCATGacgatttcaaaaaagtcaCACAGATGGCAAATGCAATGGTCACATCTCTAGGAATGTCACCCAAGATTGGCTACCTATCATTTGACCAAAATGatggaaattttaaagttAATAAACCCTTCAGCAATAAAACGGCAAGAACCATTGATTTGGAAGTTAAATCCATAGTAGATGATGCTCACCGAGCTTGTACAGAATTGCtaaccaaaaatttggacAAAGTCGATCTCGTCGCTAAAGAATTGCTACGTAAGGAAGCAATCACTAGAGAAGACATGATTAGATTATTAGGTCCAAGGCCATTCAAGGAAAGAAACGaggcttttgaaaaatacttaGATCCAAAGAACAATAATGAACCACCTGCGGCACCTGCGGCAACAAATTAA
- the SPC25 gene encoding kinetochore-associated Ndc80 complex subunit SPC25 (Component of the kinetochore-associated Ndc80 complex~similar to YER018C) yields MASIDAFSDLEHRMDVFQKDVAQVLARQQNHARQQLQQFQAEMRQLYNQHQHLIDELQRLATQRTALQQQIHAAQQATNTTREQWRSYHERECELSRRQSTLAAQSRELDSLLQQRGEECNQLRARWAAQSGNDAAEVALYERLLQLRVVPGSSDVHDVRFVFGDDEHCWIEIAMHGDHVVGESHPELSVENRATLEHVLAVEGDLAAFLIVVRDMLLESL; encoded by the coding sequence ATGGCCAGTATAGACGCGTTTTCGGATCTTGAGCACCGAATGGATGTGTTCCAAAAGGACGTGGCCCAGGTACTGGCACGTCAGCAAAACCATGCGCGCCAGCAGCTGCAACAGTTCCAAGCGGAAATGCGTCAATTATATAACCAACATCAACACCTCATAGATGAACTGCAACGGCTTGCCACTCAGCGCACCGCTCTGCAGCAACAGATACATGCAGCCCAACAAGCTACAAACACTACCAGAGAGCAATGGAGAAGCTACCACGAGCGTGAATGTGAGTTATCTAGACGACAATCGACCCTGGCAGCTCAATCGCGCGAGCTGGACTCGCTGCTGCAACAGCGTGGTGAAGAGTGTAACCAATTACGCGCACGTTGGGCTGCGCAGTCGGGTAATGATGCAGCAGAGGTCGCACTGTACGAACGGCTGTTGCAACTTCGAGTGGTACCCGGATCCAGTGATGTGCACGACGTACGTTTCGTATTCGGTGATGATGAGCATTGCTGGATTGAGATCGCGATGCACGGAGATCACGTGGTTGGAGAATCTCACCCGGAGCTAAGTGTTGAAAACCGGGCAACACTTGAGCACGTGCTTGCCGTCGAGGGCGACCTCGCGGCATTTCTAATCGTGGTACGCGATATGTTACTAGAATCTTTATAA
- the ISC1 gene encoding inositol phosphosphingolipid phospholipase (Inositol phosphosphingolipid phospholipase C~similar to YER019W), which produces MSDNNKEYSIKFLTFNTWGLKYVSKHRKERLRAIADKLAGHSTLTPISDELLPNGGDSIGNEDYDVIALQEIWCVEDWKYLASACATKYPYQRLFHSGILTGPGLAILSKVPIESTFLYRFPINGRPSAVFRGDWYVGKSIAITVLNTGTRPIAIMNSHMHAPYAKQGDAAYLCHRSCQAWDFSKLIKLYRQAGYAVIVVGDLNSRPGSLPHKFLTQEAGLVDSWEQLHGKQDLAVIARLSPLQQLLKGCTTCDSLLNTWRAQRQPDEACRLDYALIDPDFLQTVDAGVRFTERIPHLDCSVSDHFAYSCTLNVVPQGTESRPSTSVKHAKVLDREQILQKYSNYETMIECLHTYMKTAQRQKFFRGLHFWASILLLIASLVVTTFTANKAGWSSIFWVLFAIAVSISGTIDGGISFLFGRSEIRALTEVELEVLDAEHHLQTFLTEK; this is translated from the coding sequence ATGTCCGATAATAATAAGGAATATTCCATAAAGTTTCTGACCTTCAATACTTGGGGGTTGAAATACGTCTCCAAACACCGCAAAGAAAGACTCAGGGCCATTGCGGATAAGTTGGCGGGCCACTCAACACTGACCCCAATATCTGACGAGTTGCTGCCCAATGGTGGAGATAGCATTGGCAACGAAGATTACGACGTGATTGCCTTACAAGAGATCTGGTGTGTGGAAGACTGGAAGTATCTGGCTTCGGCATGTGCCACCAAGTATCCGTATCAGCGTCTGTTCCATTCCGGTATCCTGACGGGTCCTGGTTTGGCCATACTGTCCAAAGTCCCCATTGAGTCGACCTTCCTTTACCGGTTCCCCATAAATGGTAGACCAAGTGCAGTGTTTCGCGGCGATTGGTACGTGGGGAAGTCTATTGCCATCACAGTATTGAACACGGGCACGCGTCCCATTGCGATAATGAACAGTCACATGCACGCTCCATACGCCAAGCAGGGCGATGCCGCCTACTTATGTCACAGATCTTGTCAGGCCTGGGATTTCAGCAAGCTCATTAAGCTTTACAGGCAGGCCGGCTATGCGGTGATTGTGGTGGGCGACTTGAACTCCAGACCAGGCTCACTACCCCACAAATTCCTCACGCAGGAGGCCGGCTTGGTCGACTCCTGGGAACAATTGCATGGGAAGCAAGACTTGGCGGTGATCGCCCGTCTTTCTCCATTGCAGCAATTGCTTAAGGGCTGTACCACTTGCGATTCGCTGCTCAACACATGGAGAGCCCAAAGACAACCCGATGAGGCATGCAGACTGGACTATGCCCTTATTGACCCTGATTTTTTGCAGACAGTAGATGCAGGTGTTAGGTTTACTGAAAGAATCCCCCACCTGGACTGCAGTGTTTCTGACCATTTCGCATACTCATGCACCTTAAATGTCGTCCCACAAGGCACAGAGTCCCGTCCATCCACCTCCGTCAAGCATGCAAAAGTCCTTGATAGAGAACAGATCTTACAGAAATACTCTAACTACGAAACCATGATAGAATGCCTCCACACGTACATGAAGACCGCCCAGAGGCAGAAATTCTTCCGCGGCCTGCACTTCTGGGCCTCAATACTTCTCCTGATAGCGTCACTGGTCGTGACAACGTTTACTGCAAACAAGGCAGGCTGGTCCTCCATCTTCTGGGTCCTTTTTGCCATTGCTGTCTCGATCTCGGGCACCATCGACGGTGGCATTTCGTTCTTGTTTGGCAGATCTGAAATCAGAGCGCTTACCGAAGTCGAACTAGAAGTCCTTGATGCGGAGCACCATCTGCAAACTTTCTTGACCGAGAAATGA
- the SBH2 gene encoding Arf family guanine nucleotide exchange factor SBH2 (similar to YER019C) → MAASVPPGGQRILQKRRQAQSIKEKQAKQTPTSTRQAGYGGSSSSILKLYTDEANGFRVDSLVVLFLSVGFIFSVIALHLLTKFTHII, encoded by the coding sequence ATGGCAGCTTCAGTTCCACCAGGAGGTCAGCGTATCTTACAAAAGAGAAGACAGGCACAATCCATTAAGGAGAAGCAAGCAAAGCAAACCCCCACTTCCACCAGACAGGCCGGTTACGGTGGGTCTTCAAGCtcaatattgaaattatATACGGATGAAGCCAATGGATTCAGGGTCGACTCTCTTGTCGTGTTGTTTCTATCCGTCggtttcattttctctGTCATTGCTTTGCATCTATTGACGAAATTTACACACATTATATAA
- the GPA2 gene encoding guanine nucleotide-binding protein subunit alpha (Nucleotide binding alpha subunit of the heterotrimeric G protein~similar to YER020W) yields MGLCASSEKNGSTPDTQTASAGSDNAGRAKVSAQQQPQRQPQKTVRTVNTASQQEKQQQQQQQQPFARNVKDNNTSINNAISPTATANTSGSQQINIDSALRDRSTNGPAQPSLSDASSGSNGKELKVLLLGAGESGKSTVLQQLKILHQNGFSEQEIKEYIPLIYQNLLEIGRNIIQARTRFNVNLEAKCELTQQDLSKAMSYEMPNNYTGQFPENIAGIISTLWALPSTQDLVNGPNASKFYLMDSTPYFMENFTRITSPNYRPTQQDILRSRQMTSGIFDTVIDMGSDIKMHIYDVGGQRSERKKWIHCFDNVTLVIFCVSLSEYDQALMEDKNQNRFQESLVLFDNIVNSRWFARTSVVLFLNKIDLFAEKLSKVPMENYFPDYTGGSDINKAAKYILWRFVQLNRANLSIYPHVTQATDTSNIRLVFAAIKETILENTLKDSGVLQ; encoded by the coding sequence ATGGGTCTCTGCGCATCTTCAGAAAAGAACGGCAGCACTCCTGACACACAGACCGCCAGTGCTGGTAGTGACAACGCTGGCAGGGCAAAGGTTTCAGCCCAACAGCAGCCGCAAAGGCAGCCGCAGAAGACTGTAAGGACAGTCAACACGGCAAGTCAACAAGAgaagcagcaacagcaacagcagcagcaaccGTTCGCGCGTAATGTTAAGGACAACAACACGAGCATCAACAACGCGATATCTCCCACGGCTACAGCAAACACCAGCGGATCACAGCAGATCAATATCGACTCTGCCCTGAGAGACAGGTCGACTAATGGTCCAGCACAGCCATCGTTGTCAGACGCATCAAGTGGCAGCAACGGTAAAGAACTCAAAGTACTGTTGTTGGGTGCCGGTGAAAGTGGTAAGTCCACGGTATTACAACAGTTGAAGATTTTGCACCAGAATGGGTTTAGCGAGCAGGAAATCAAAGAGTACATCCCGTTGATCTATCAGAATCTATTGGAAATTGGCAGAAACATCATCCAGGCAAGAACAAGGTTCAACGTTAACTTGGAAGCGAAGTGTGAACTGACGCAACAAGACCTGTCGAAAGCCATGTCCTATGAAATGCCAAATAACTACACGGGCCAGTTTCCGGAAAATATCGCGGGCATAATATCTACATTATGGGCCTTGCCCTCCACACAGGACCTAGTCAATGGCCCCAATGCATCGAAGTTCTACCTGATGGATTCGACCCCATACTTTATGGAGAATTTCACCAGGATCACTTCGCCCAATTACAGACCCACCCAGCAGGACATACTGAGATCAAGACAGATGACGTCAGGGATCTTTGATACCGTCATTGACATGGGCTCGGACATTAAGATGCATATCTACGATGTCGGTGGCCAGCGTTcggaaagaaaaaaatggatcCACTGCTTCGACAATGTCACTTTGGTCATATTTTGCGTTTCTTTATCGGAATACGACCAAGCGCTGATGGAGGACAAGAACCAGAACAGGTTTCAAGAATCGCTGGTGCTTTTCGATAATATTGTCAACAGTAGATGGTTCGCCCGCACATCTGTAGTGCTCTTTCTGAATAAAATCGACCTTTTTGCAGAAAAACTAAGCAAAGTCCCTATGGAAAATTACTTCCCAGACTACACCGGCGGGTCGGACATCAATAAGGCCGCCAAGTACATACTTTGGAGGTTTGTTCAGTTAAACAGAGCAAATCTAAGCATATATCCTCACGTGACCCAAGCCACAGATACGTCGAACATTAGATTAGTATTTGCCGCGATTAAAGAAAccattttggaaaacacGTTGAAAGACTCTGGAGTGCTGCAATGA
- the RPN3 gene encoding proteasome regulatory particle lid subunit RPN3 (Essential non-ATPase regulatory subunit of the 26S proteasome lid~similar to YER021W) codes for MASAAVMMDVDSSGVNDLHHSEKKYAEEDQVQELLKVLNEISKTTLTLDPRYIWRSLKDLSSLRNQELLNAEILSFTVNVLYPDSSSFKKNLLKFINSNHKSSVPGSDELRNSYPASFYSVNTEKKTIEVTAEINCFIHLLVQLFLWDSKKLEELVEFNRKVVIPNLLCYYNLRSLNLINAKLWFYIYLSHETLARRSKEIDNDNQNIILRSTMMKFLKIASLKHDNETKAMLINLILRDFLNNGEVDSASDFISKLEYPHIDVSSSLEARYFFYLSKINAIQLDYSTANEYIIAAIRKAPHNSNSLGFLQQSNKLHCCIQLLMGDIPELSFFHQSNMQKSLLPYYHLTKAVKLGDLKKFTSTITKYKQLLLKDDTYQLCVRLRSNVIKTGIRIISLTYKKISLRDICLKLNLDSEQTVEYMVSRAIRDGVIEAKINHEDGFIETTELLNIYDSEDPQQVFDERIKFANQLHDEYLVSMRYPEDKKTQQNEKSESGENDDDMLDGDLMDDMSDISDLDDLGFL; via the coding sequence ATGGCTAGTGCTGCAGTAATGATGGACGTGGATTCTTCTGGGGTCAATGATTTGCACCattctgaaaagaaatatgcGGAGGAAGACCAAGTTCAAGAACTATTGAAGGTTTTAAATGAGATCTCCAAGACCACCTTGACGTTGGACCCAAGATACATATGGAGAAGTTTAAAGGACTTGAGCTCTTTAAGGAACCAAGAGCTTTTGAATGCAGAGATCTTATCTTTCACAGTGAATGTACTGTACCCTGATTCTTCGtcattcaagaaaaatctaCTAAAGTTCATCAATTCTAACCATAAATCATCTGTACCGGGGTCAGATGAGCTTAGAAACTCTTATCCAGCTTCATTTTACTCCGTAAacactgaaaaaaagaccATTGAAGTGACAGCTGAAATCAACTGCTTCATACATCTATTAGTGCAGTTGTTTTTATGGGACAGTAAGAAATTAGAAGAATTGGTGGAATTCAACAGGAAGGTTGTTATCCCAAATTTGTTGTGTTATTACAATTTGCGttccttgaatttgataaacGCTAAATTATGGTTTTACATCTATTTGAGTCATGAAACATTAGCGCGCCGCTCGAAGGAAATTGACAACGATAATCAAAATATAATCTTAAGGTCCACcatgatgaaatttttgaaaatcgCTTCCCTGAAACATGACAACGAGACCAAAGCCATGCTGATTAACCTGATCTTAagagattttttgaataacgGTGAAGTCGATAGCGCGTCTGATTTCATTTCTAAACTAGAATATCCTCACATAGACGTTTCCAGCTCATTGGAGGCAAGatatttcttctatttATCCAAAATTAATGCCATTCAACTGGATTATTCCACTGCGAACGAGTATATTATTGCGGCCATAAGAAAAGCTCCACATAACTCCAACAGTTTGGGGTTTTTACAACAGTCAAACAAACTACATTGTTGTATTCAATTACTAATGGGTGATATTCCAGAATTATCATTTTTCCATCAATCAAATATGCAGAAATCTCTCCTTCCTTATTACCATTTGACCAAAGCCGTTAAATTAGgtgacttgaaaaaattcacaTCTACAATCACAAAGTATAAACAATTGCTATTGAAAGATGACACTTATCAACTTTGTGTCAGATTAAGATCTAACGTTATCAAGACAGGTATCAGAATCATCTCCTTAACGTataagaaaatttcattaagGGACATTTGTTTGAAACTGAATTTGGATTCGGAGCAAACCGTAGAATACATGGTTTCAAGGGCAATTAGAGATGGTGTTATTGAAGCCAAGATCAATCACGAAGACGGCTTTATCGAAACCACAGAATTACTGAACATCTATGACAGTGAAGATCCTCAGCAAGTATTCgatgaaagaattaaatTTGCCAACCAATTACATGATGAATACCTCGTTTCCATGAGGTACCCTGAGGATAAAAAGACTcaacaaaatgaaaagagtGAAAGCggtgaaaatgatgatgatatgtTAGACGGTGATTTAATGGATGATATGTCTGATATCTCGGATCTCGACGATTTGGGATTCTTATAA
- the SRB4 gene encoding Srb4p (Subunit of the RNA polymerase II mediator complex~similar to YER022W) yields MTTEEGPPSHVDSATGIKLALDPNLITLALSSNPTSSLHSPTSDEPVSESAGKADTGIRLEGDELENKTKKDNDKKLKFLKNKDSLVSNPHEIYGSMPLEQLIPIILRQRGPGFKFVDLNEKELQNEINQLDNNSSDSRNSEKKDNDGADENAQTGEDFMEVDYEDKDNSVNSQNGTDHKTNETGETDDNVETIMTQEQFVKRRRDMLEHINLAMNESSLALEFVSLLLSSVKESTGMSSMSPFLRKVVKPSSLNSDKIPYVAPTKKEYIELDILNKGWKLQSLNESKDLLRGSFNKLSSILQNEHDYWNKIMQNISNKDVIFKIRDRSSGQKLLAIKYGYEDSGSTYRHDRGIANIRNNIESQNLDLIPHSSSAFKGTDFIHSVKKFLRVRIFTKIESEDDYILSGESVMDRDGENEETETEDIRKQIQILKKIIFEKELMYQIKKECALLISYGVSIENENKVIIELPNEKFEIELLSLDDDSIVNHEQDLPKINDKRANLMLVMLRLLLVVIFKKTLRSRISSPHGLVNLNVNDDILIIRPILGKVRFANYKLLLKKIIKDYVLDIVPGSSITETEVGREEPQENRNIDDENITRLNKEIRAFDKLLNIPKRELKINLPLSEYKSPSLSLILESPNYCNALIHIKFKDSAEANAVSFDTTFSDFKEVEDFLHFIVAEYIQQKKV; encoded by the coding sequence ATGACGACAGAAGAAGGACCGCCAAGTCACGTAGATTCCGCAACTGGCATCAAATTGGCATTGGACCCGAACTTAATCACATTGGCACTAAGTTCTAACCCAACCTCTAGTCTTCATTCACCAACGTCTGATGAACCCGTGTCTGAGTCTGCAGGAAAAGCAGATACTGGTATTCGCCTAGAAGGTGATGAGTTGGAGAATAAGACCAAGAAAGACAATGATaaaaagttaaaatttttgaaaaataaagattcCTTGGTCAGCAATCCACACGAAATTTATGGCTCTATGCCATTAGAGCAATTGATCCCGATCATCTTAAGACAGCGTGGTCCAGGCTTTAAATTCGTTGATctgaatgaaaaagaattaCAAAATGAGATCAATCAGCttgataataatagtagTGACAGTCGCAACAGCGAGAAGAAGGACAATGATGGTGCTGATGAAAATGCACAAACTGGAGAAGATTTCATGGAAGTGGATTATGAAGATAAAGACAATTCAGTAAATTCACAGAATGGAACAGATCACAAAACGAACGAAACTGGCGAGACAGACGATAATGTTGAAACGATAATGACACAAGAACAGTTTGTTAAGAGAAGGAGGGATATGCTAGAACATATAAATTTGGCCATGAATGAATCATCTCTAGCTTTAGAATTTGTTTCCTTGCTGCTATCAAGTGTTAAAGAATCCACAGGTATGTCATCAATGTCACCATTTCTTAGAAAAGTTGTTAAACCTTCTAGTTTAAATAGTGATAAAATTCCATATGTTGCACctacaaagaaagaatacaTTGAGTTGGATATATTGAATAAAGGATGGAAGTTACAAAGTTTGAACGAATCTAAAGATCTATTACGCGGAAGTTTCAATAAATTGAGTTCCATATTACAAAACGAACATGACTATTGGAATAAGATAATGCAGAATATTAGCAACAAGgatgttatttttaaaattaGAGATAGATCTAGCGGTCAAAAGCTGTTGGCAATTAAGTATGGTTACGAAGACTCTGGATCTACTTATAGGCACGATAGAGGTATTGCTAATATAAGGAATAACATAGAATCGCAAAATTTGGATTTGATACCCCATAGTAGTTCAGCATTTAAAGGTACGGATTTCATACATTCAGTAAAGAAATTCCTAAGAGTTCGCATCTTTACAAAAATCGAATCAGAAGATGATTACATATTGAGTGGCGAGAGTGTGATGGATAGGGATggtgaaaatgaagaaactgaaaCTGAAGATATTAGGAAGCAGATtcagattttgaaaaagattattttCGAAAAAGAACTGATGTaccaaataaagaaagagtGCGCCTTGTTGATTTCCTATGGTGTCAGTattgaaaacgaaaacaaaGTAATAATTGAACTGCCTaacgaaaaatttgaaatcgAGTTATTGTCCCTCGACGATGACTCCATAGTCAATCATGAACAAGATTTACCAAAAATCAACGACAAGAGAGCTAACCTGATGCTTGTTATGCTGAGATTATTATTAGTCGTcatattcaagaaaacacTAAGATCTAGAATAAGCTCGCCCCACGGACTGGTTAATTTGAACGTTAACGATGATATCTTAATAATTCGTCCCATCCTTGGTAAAGTTCGGTTTGCTAATTACAAGCTgttactaaaaaaaattataaaggATTACGTGCTCGATATAGTTCCTGGTTCAAGTATAACAGAGACAGAAGTAGGGAGAGAAGAACCTCAGGAAAATAGAAacattgatgatgaaaatataacGAGATTGAATAAGGAGATCCGTGCTTTTGATAAACTCTTGAATATACCTAAACGTGAACTTAAGATAAATTTACCATTGTCTGAGTACAAAAGCCCAAGCCTAAGTTTAATCCTCGAAAGTCCTAACTATTGTAATGCACTCATTCACattaaatttaaagataGTGCAGAAGCCAACGCGGTGTCCTTTGACACAACATTTTCTGATTTTAAGGAAGTAGAGGACTTCCTACATTTTATTGTTGCCGAATACATCCAGCAGAAAAAGGTGTAA